In one window of Mesorhizobium sp. B2-1-1 DNA:
- a CDS encoding cytochrome P450, with protein MTKSTPSYLAFDPATRHLRLDPHEWAFFQDPYVAYAFLHDASNVFFWEEFGFWCFGGFDDVNKLLRDRRFGRQNPAGIPDSRGIGRDRTHLKAFDGIEANSMLELEPPVHTRLRTLVNRAFVSRQVERLRPRVEALANELIDRFEPGKQVDLLPAFASPLPITIIAEMLGVPVEMGPQLLDWSHRMVAMYVHGRTREIEETANRAAQDFADFLRGTIAERRKNPGDDLLSLLISAQEGGQKLSEDEMVSSAILLLNAGHEATVHQTGNAVRSILAQGGDPRRFFTSAEATAAAVEECLRFDAPLHMFTRYAYQEIEIAPGIVVQPGQTIGLLLGMANHDPHAFAEPRAFRPDRADQKNVSFGAGIHFCIGAPLARLELQVSLKTLFERHPKLRLAQSPSFRDTYHFHGLEALTVGF; from the coding sequence ATGACCAAATCGACGCCATCCTACCTCGCCTTTGATCCAGCGACCCGTCACCTGAGGCTTGACCCGCACGAGTGGGCTTTCTTCCAGGATCCGTACGTGGCCTATGCGTTCCTGCACGATGCATCGAACGTCTTTTTCTGGGAAGAATTCGGGTTCTGGTGCTTTGGCGGCTTCGATGATGTCAACAAGCTGTTGCGCGACCGCCGCTTCGGCCGCCAGAACCCGGCGGGCATTCCCGACAGTCGTGGCATCGGCCGGGATAGAACACATCTCAAGGCATTCGACGGCATCGAAGCCAATTCCATGCTGGAACTGGAGCCGCCGGTGCACACGCGGCTTCGAACACTGGTAAACCGCGCCTTCGTCTCGCGCCAGGTCGAGCGGCTGCGGCCGCGTGTGGAGGCACTCGCCAACGAACTGATCGATCGTTTCGAGCCGGGCAAGCAAGTCGACCTGCTGCCCGCCTTCGCTTCTCCCCTGCCCATCACCATCATCGCCGAGATGCTCGGCGTGCCGGTCGAAATGGGACCGCAACTGCTCGACTGGTCACATCGAATGGTCGCCATGTACGTGCATGGCCGCACTCGCGAGATCGAGGAGACGGCCAATCGCGCGGCGCAGGATTTCGCCGATTTCCTGCGCGGCACCATCGCCGAACGGCGCAAAAATCCCGGCGACGACCTGCTGTCGCTGCTGATCTCGGCGCAGGAGGGCGGCCAAAAATTGTCGGAAGACGAAATGGTGTCCTCGGCGATCCTGCTGCTCAATGCCGGCCACGAAGCGACCGTGCACCAGACCGGCAATGCGGTGCGCTCGATCTTGGCGCAAGGCGGCGACCCGCGCCGTTTCTTCACCTCAGCCGAGGCAACGGCGGCCGCTGTCGAGGAATGCCTGCGCTTCGACGCGCCGTTGCACATGTTCACCCGCTACGCCTACCAGGAGATCGAAATCGCTCCCGGGATCGTCGTGCAGCCCGGCCAGACGATCGGTCTGCTGCTTGGCATGGCCAACCATGACCCTCATGCCTTTGCCGAGCCGCGGGCCTTCCGGCCGGATCGTGCCGACCAGAAGAACGTGTCGTTCGGCGCCGGCATCCATTTCTGCATCGGCGCGCCCCTGGCCAGGCTCGAATTGCAGGTGTCGCTGAAAACCTTGTTCGAGCGGCACCCAAAGCTCCGTCTTGCCCAAAGCCCAAGCTTCCGTGACACGTATCATTTCCATGGGCTGGAAGCGCTCACCGTCGGCTTCTGA
- a CDS encoding cupin domain-containing protein, translating into MSEHYLTISTDSVDAEEGAPAPDRLISGDPKFRTWNVEEREGGLYAGIWESTPGKWRIVYDEWEFCHILSGVSVIEEEGGEARTVRAGDSFVLRPGFKGSWEVLETTRKEYVIRL; encoded by the coding sequence CTGTCCGAGCATTACCTGACGATATCGACGGATTCTGTCGACGCCGAAGAAGGCGCGCCGGCGCCCGATCGCCTGATCTCAGGCGATCCGAAATTCCGCACCTGGAACGTCGAGGAGCGCGAAGGCGGTCTTTATGCCGGTATCTGGGAATCGACTCCGGGCAAGTGGCGCATCGTCTACGACGAATGGGAATTCTGTCACATCCTTTCCGGCGTTTCGGTGATCGAAGAGGAGGGTGGCGAAGCGCGCACCGTCAGGGCCGGCGACAGCTTCGTGCTGCGACCTGGCTTCAAGGGAAGCTGGGAAGTGCTTGAAACCACCCGCAAGGAGTATGTGATCAGGCTGTGA
- a CDS encoding O-acetylhomoserine aminocarboxypropyltransferase, with protein sequence MTRTPGFNTLAVHAGAKPDPATGARATPIYQTTSFVFDDADHAASLFGLKAFGNIYTRIMNPTQAVLEERIAALEGGTAALAVASGHAAQVIVFHNLLQPSDNFVAANKLYGGSINQFGHAFKNFGWEVRWAEANDPSTFESQIDDKTKAIFIESLANPGGTFVDIEKIGDIARKHGLPLIVDNTLASPYLIRPIEHGADIVVHSLTKFIGGHGNSIGGAIVDGGTFDWSKSGKYPMLSEPRPEYGGLVLHETFGNFAFAIAARVLGLRDLGPAISPFNAFLILTGLETLPLRMQRHCDNAITVAGWLSNHPKVAWVNYPGLPSDKNNALQKKYSPQGAGAVFTFGLKGGYEAGVKFVEALELFSHLANVGDTKSLVIHPASTTHRQLSDEQKVKAGAGPDTVRLSIGIEDVTDIVADLEQALAKV encoded by the coding sequence GTGACCCGCACGCCCGGTTTCAACACGCTCGCCGTCCATGCCGGTGCCAAGCCCGATCCGGCCACCGGCGCACGCGCCACGCCGATCTACCAGACGACCTCCTTTGTTTTCGACGACGCCGATCATGCCGCCTCGCTGTTCGGGCTGAAGGCCTTCGGCAACATCTACACCCGCATCATGAACCCGACGCAGGCGGTGCTCGAAGAACGCATAGCGGCGCTCGAGGGCGGCACGGCCGCCCTTGCGGTGGCGTCCGGCCACGCCGCCCAGGTAATCGTGTTCCACAATCTGTTGCAGCCGAGCGACAATTTCGTCGCCGCCAACAAGCTCTATGGCGGTTCGATCAACCAGTTCGGCCATGCCTTCAAGAACTTTGGCTGGGAGGTGCGCTGGGCCGAAGCGAACGATCCGTCAACCTTCGAGAGCCAGATCGATGACAAGACCAAGGCGATCTTCATCGAGAGTCTGGCCAATCCCGGCGGCACCTTCGTCGACATCGAGAAGATCGGCGACATCGCGCGCAAGCATGGCCTGCCGCTGATCGTCGACAACACCCTGGCCTCGCCCTACCTGATCCGGCCGATCGAGCACGGCGCCGACATTGTAGTCCATTCGCTGACCAAGTTCATTGGCGGTCACGGCAACTCGATCGGCGGCGCCATCGTTGATGGCGGCACGTTCGACTGGTCGAAATCAGGGAAGTACCCGATGCTGTCGGAACCGCGCCCCGAATATGGCGGCCTGGTGCTGCACGAAACCTTCGGCAATTTCGCCTTCGCCATCGCCGCGCGCGTGCTTGGCCTGCGCGATCTCGGCCCGGCGATTTCGCCGTTCAACGCCTTTCTCATTTTGACAGGCCTCGAAACCTTGCCGCTGCGCATGCAGCGCCATTGCGACAATGCGATCACCGTCGCGGGCTGGCTGTCCAACCATCCCAAGGTGGCCTGGGTCAACTATCCCGGCCTTCCCAGCGACAAGAACAACGCCCTGCAAAAGAAATACTCGCCGCAAGGCGCCGGCGCGGTCTTCACCTTCGGCCTCAAGGGCGGTTACGAGGCCGGCGTCAAATTCGTCGAAGCGTTGGAGTTGTTCTCGCACTTGGCCAATGTCGGCGACACCAAGTCCTTGGTCATCCATCCGGCGTCGACCACGCACCGACAGCTGTCCGACGAGCAGAAGGTCAAGGCGGGTGCGGGACCGGACACGGTGCGGCTGTCCATCGGCATCGAGGACGTCACCGACATCGTCGCCGATCTCGAACAGGCACTCGCCAAAGTTTGA
- a CDS encoding CoA-binding protein produces MNHDSYDNAYIAGILNSVKTIAMVGASANDVRPSYFVLKYLLAKGFEVFPINPGHAGKEILGRTVYGSLAEIAQPIDMVDIFRASAAVAGVVDQVLKLDPLPKVIWMQLGVRHDEAAARAEAAGVKVVMNRCPKIEYGKLSGEIGWTGVNSGVLSSKKPLMRSGFQSFGVRQK; encoded by the coding sequence ATGAATCACGATAGCTATGACAACGCCTACATCGCCGGCATCCTCAATTCGGTGAAGACCATCGCCATGGTCGGCGCGTCCGCCAACGACGTTCGTCCAAGCTATTTCGTGTTGAAATACCTGCTGGCCAAGGGGTTTGAGGTGTTCCCCATCAATCCGGGCCATGCTGGCAAGGAGATACTCGGCCGTACGGTCTATGGCAGCCTTGCCGAGATTGCCCAGCCCATCGACATGGTCGACATCTTTCGCGCCTCGGCGGCGGTGGCCGGCGTTGTCGACCAGGTGCTGAAGCTCGATCCCCTGCCGAAAGTGATCTGGATGCAACTCGGCGTGCGCCACGACGAAGCCGCCGCACGCGCCGAAGCCGCCGGCGTCAAGGTGGTGATGAACCGCTGCCCCAAGATCGAATATGGCAAGCTGTCCGGCGAGATCGGCTGGACCGGGGTCAATTCCGGTGTGCTGTCGTCGAAGAAGCCGCTGATGCGGTCGGGATTCCAGAGTTTCGGCGTGCGGCAAAAATAG
- a CDS encoding AAA family ATPase, translated as MAHRRQLTRLKAPYLKRILLDSERVTDWEKYPWNLPLFRGHAFELEFTTPITIIVGENGTGKSTLLEAIGALAGYDEAGGGKGYRPVDHSGAIDRSGAALADTFRGHWLPKVTAGWFFRAESFYSVARYLDQVALEDPFKPPPPDFLSWSHGEGFIRFFEERCRRQGIYILDEPESALSPSRQIELLKMLRRMDRSGTAQVIMATHSPLLMACPGARLFRISRFGLDSTDFRDTDHFRMMRDFSSDPDGFLAEALYEDEP; from the coding sequence ATGGCTCACCGCAGGCAGTTGACGCGGCTCAAGGCGCCCTATCTCAAGCGCATTCTGCTCGATTCCGAGCGGGTGACCGATTGGGAAAAATACCCGTGGAACCTGCCGCTGTTTCGCGGTCACGCCTTCGAACTCGAATTCACCACACCAATTACCATCATCGTCGGTGAGAACGGCACCGGCAAATCGACATTGCTCGAGGCGATCGGCGCGCTCGCCGGTTACGACGAAGCCGGAGGCGGCAAGGGCTACCGGCCTGTCGACCATTCCGGCGCCATCGACAGGAGTGGTGCCGCGCTGGCAGATACCTTCCGTGGCCATTGGTTGCCAAAAGTCACCGCCGGCTGGTTCTTTCGCGCCGAATCCTTCTACTCGGTGGCTCGCTATCTTGACCAGGTGGCCCTGGAAGATCCGTTCAAGCCACCTCCGCCCGACTTTCTGTCCTGGTCGCATGGCGAAGGGTTCATCCGCTTCTTCGAGGAACGTTGCCGCAGGCAAGGCATCTACATCCTCGACGAGCCCGAAAGTGCGCTGTCTCCATCGCGCCAGATCGAACTTCTCAAGATGCTGCGGCGCATGGATCGGTCGGGCACTGCGCAAGTGATCATGGCGACGCATTCGCCGCTACTGATGGCCTGTCCAGGCGCGCGGCTGTTCCGCATCAGCCGGTTCGGGCTAGATTCGACCGATTTTCGTGATACGGACCACTTCCGCATGATGCGCGATTTCAGCAGTGATCCTGATGGCTTTCTCGCCGAGGCGTTGTATGAGGACGAGCCATGA
- a CDS encoding VOC family protein, which produces MEPRISIITIATDDLDRAVRFYETMGLKRHAGITDGVAFFQMGGVILGLFPRVSAEEDSGITFAKAPSAVYLAYNTRSDAEVDAVLAMAEEAGGRIVKPAGRAFWGGWYGYFADADGHVWEVAHNPAFPIAEDGTISLPD; this is translated from the coding sequence ATGGAGCCGCGCATCTCCATCATCACCATCGCCACCGACGATCTCGATCGTGCGGTGCGCTTCTACGAGACGATGGGCCTGAAGCGTCATGCCGGCATCACCGATGGCGTCGCCTTCTTCCAGATGGGTGGTGTTATACTCGGCCTGTTCCCGCGCGTCAGCGCCGAGGAGGATTCCGGCATCACCTTCGCCAAGGCGCCTTCCGCCGTCTATCTCGCCTACAACACCCGCTCCGATGCCGAAGTCGACGCGGTGCTTGCGATGGCTGAAGAGGCCGGCGGCCGCATCGTCAAGCCGGCAGGCCGTGCCTTCTGGGGCGGCTGGTACGGCTATTTCGCCGATGCCGACGGACATGTCTGGGAAGTGGCGCACAACCCGGCCTTTCCGATCGCGGAAGACGGTACGATCTCGCTGCCCGATTGA
- a CDS encoding enoyl-CoA hydratase — translation MAEILAIKPVAVEGPVAASRDEGVLRLTLANPPANALSLAVMAALTEELDRARADKAVRVIVLSAAGKVFCAGHDLKEMTARRADADRGKAFFEETFAACATLMQAIVRHPKPVIAEVDGLATAAGLQLVASCDLAIASHEATFCTPGVNIGLFCSTPMVALSRNVSRKHAMEMLLTGETIDAATAKEFGLVNRVVPREYLNQIVNKYAQTIASKSSSVLKTGKEAFYEQAEMGLADAYAYTGRVMVENMLARDAQEGIGAFIGKRKPEWTDE, via the coding sequence ATGGCCGAAATCCTTGCCATCAAGCCTGTCGCAGTTGAAGGGCCGGTTGCGGCTAGCCGCGACGAGGGCGTGCTGCGCCTGACGCTTGCCAATCCCCCCGCGAACGCGCTTTCCCTGGCGGTGATGGCGGCGCTGACGGAGGAACTGGACCGTGCCAGGGCCGACAAGGCCGTTCGCGTCATAGTGCTGTCGGCGGCCGGAAAGGTATTCTGCGCCGGCCACGATCTCAAGGAGATGACAGCGCGCCGCGCCGACGCCGATCGCGGCAAGGCCTTCTTCGAAGAGACGTTTGCCGCCTGCGCTACGCTGATGCAGGCGATCGTGCGCCACCCCAAGCCGGTGATCGCCGAAGTGGATGGCCTTGCCACCGCCGCCGGCCTGCAGCTTGTCGCCAGTTGCGACCTCGCCATCGCCTCGCATGAGGCGACCTTCTGCACGCCGGGCGTCAACATCGGCCTGTTCTGCTCGACGCCGATGGTGGCGTTGTCTCGCAACGTCTCGCGCAAGCACGCCATGGAAATGCTCCTGACTGGCGAAACCATCGATGCCGCGACCGCCAAGGAGTTCGGCCTGGTCAACCGCGTCGTGCCGCGCGAGTACCTGAATCAGATTGTCAACAAATACGCCCAAACCATTGCTTCAAAATCATCTTCGGTGCTGAAGACCGGCAAGGAAGCGTTTTATGAGCAGGCCGAGATGGGGCTGGCGGATGCCTATGCCTATACCGGCCGGGTCATGGTCGAGAACATGCTGGCGCGTGACGCCCAGGAGGGCATCGGCGCCTTTATCGGCAAACGCAAGCCGGAATGGACCGACGAATAA
- a CDS encoding LysE family translocator, whose protein sequence is MPDLATYLAFLGAVLAYQLSGVGPDMMLVISRGVGQGWRHALAAATGCVSAGVVQIPLLAMGLATLITSSPPLYSFLQIVGAIYLIAIGVKFLLARRQDESRTSAFANTGGTAAAFRQGMICNLTNPTTLAFMLAMLPQFVHPWAGPAALQFVILGTTMKMMGMVVLGAIALTSGAVGGWLSRRSSFVVWQGRLAGAIMVAVGIRLLLAVTSGRR, encoded by the coding sequence ATGCCCGATCTGGCCACATACCTTGCCTTTCTCGGCGCCGTGCTTGCCTACCAGCTTTCCGGCGTCGGGCCCGATATGATGCTTGTGATCAGTCGCGGCGTCGGACAGGGCTGGCGCCACGCGCTGGCGGCCGCGACAGGCTGCGTATCGGCCGGCGTCGTACAAATTCCATTACTTGCGATGGGACTTGCCACGCTGATCACATCCTCGCCGCCTCTTTACAGCTTTCTCCAAATCGTCGGCGCCATCTATCTGATCGCCATCGGGGTCAAATTCCTGTTGGCGCGCCGGCAGGATGAAAGTCGTACCTCTGCCTTTGCCAACACCGGTGGCACTGCTGCCGCTTTCCGGCAGGGCATGATCTGCAATCTCACCAATCCGACGACGCTTGCCTTCATGTTAGCGATGCTGCCGCAATTCGTTCACCCTTGGGCCGGTCCAGCGGCGTTGCAGTTCGTCATTCTCGGCACGACTATGAAGATGATGGGAATGGTTGTCCTCGGCGCCATCGCGCTGACCTCCGGCGCGGTCGGCGGCTGGCTGTCGCGCCGAAGCAGCTTCGTCGTGTGGCAGGGAAGGCTAGCCGGAGCCATTATGGTCGCCGTCGGCATCAGACTCCTGCTTGCAGTGACGAGTGGCCGGCGGTGA
- the rplM gene encoding 50S ribosomal protein L13 yields the protein MTTFSQKPADVVKKWILIDAEGLVVGRLATVIANHLRGKHKPTFTPHVDDGDNVIVINADKVVFTGKKFTDKVYYWHTGHPGGIKERTARQLLEGRFPERVVEKAVERMVPRGPLGRRQMKNLRVYAGAEHPHVAQQPEVLDVAKLNSKNKKVA from the coding sequence ATGACAACCTTTTCGCAGAAGCCTGCGGATGTGGTGAAAAAGTGGATCCTGATCGACGCCGAAGGTCTCGTCGTCGGCCGTCTCGCCACCGTTATCGCCAATCATCTTCGCGGCAAGCACAAGCCGACCTTCACCCCGCATGTCGACGACGGCGACAATGTCATCGTCATCAATGCCGACAAGGTGGTGTTCACCGGCAAGAAGTTCACCGACAAGGTCTATTACTGGCACACCGGGCACCCCGGCGGCATCAAGGAGCGCACCGCGCGCCAACTGCTTGAAGGCCGTTTCCCCGAGCGTGTCGTCGAGAAGGCCGTCGAGCGCATGGTGCCGCGTGGCCCGCTCGGCCGTCGCCAGATGAAGAACCTGCGCGTCTATGCAGGTGCCGAGCATCCGCATGTCGCCCAGCAGCCAGAAGTGCTCGACGTGGCCAAGCTGAATTCCAAGAACAAGAAGGTCGCATAA
- the rpsI gene encoding 30S ribosomal protein S9, with product MAELSSLAELGAATGNTNTQAAAPVHVQKLDKSGRAYATGKRKNAIARVWVKPGSGKIVVNDKEFATYFARPVLQMILNQPIIAANRSGQYDIVATVIGGGLSGQAGAVRHGISKALTYYEPALRAVLKKGGFLTRDSRVVERKKYGKAKARRSFQFSKR from the coding sequence ATGGCTGAGCTTTCCTCGCTCGCAGAACTGGGCGCCGCTACCGGCAACACCAATACGCAGGCCGCGGCACCCGTCCATGTCCAGAAGCTCGACAAGTCGGGCCGCGCCTATGCTACCGGCAAGCGCAAGAACGCCATCGCGCGTGTTTGGGTGAAGCCAGGTTCGGGCAAGATCGTCGTCAACGACAAGGAATTCGCGACCTATTTCGCGCGTCCGGTCCTACAGATGATCCTCAACCAGCCGATCATCGCCGCCAACCGCTCGGGCCAGTACGACATCGTCGCCACCGTCATCGGCGGCGGCCTTTCGGGCCAGGCCGGCGCTGTGCGTCACGGCATCTCCAAGGCGCTGACCTATTACGAGCCGGCGCTGCGTGCCGTGCTCAAAAAGGGCGGCTTCCTGACCCGCGACAGCCGCGTCGTCGAGCGCAAGAAGTACGGCAAGGCGAAGGCCCGTCGTTCGTTCCAGTTCTCGAAGCGCTAA
- a CDS encoding MFS transporter, with translation MGMPDTIVIKRPAAYAATVAATSLGFVVVQLDVSIVNVALNRIGTGLSMGVGGLQWVVDAYTLAFASLLLAGGALGDRVGARRVFVGGMALFSIASLACGLAQSAWLLIAARAAQGAGAALLMPCSLALLNRAYASDKARRARAVGLWTAAGGIALSAGPVLGGFMVASLGWASIFLVNLPIGALAIWMAYRFLQETPLKAERPPIDWVGQGLVVLALFSLTGAFIETGSSGWTSMPVIGGLVLAAVAASLFLLVESRTRAPMFPLGLFASRVPAVTSLVGLAVNLTLYGTIFMLSLYFQQERHFSPEMTGLAFLPFMAAVTLSNIAAGRIAANHGPRSPMAIGLFVGAAGFGLMALIQADTSYLSLLWRLLFLPVGIGLAVPAMTTALLSSVPAEMSGTASGVLNTVRQSGGAIGVALFGSALALGTIEGMQLAFLASALAVAGSALCAFLFIRDADHSAQ, from the coding sequence ATGGGCATGCCCGATACCATCGTTATCAAGCGCCCTGCCGCCTATGCCGCCACCGTTGCTGCGACCAGCCTCGGCTTCGTGGTCGTGCAGCTCGATGTCTCCATCGTCAACGTCGCGCTGAACAGGATCGGTACTGGGCTGTCGATGGGGGTCGGCGGCCTGCAATGGGTCGTCGACGCCTACACGCTTGCCTTCGCCTCGCTGCTGCTCGCCGGCGGCGCCCTCGGCGACAGGGTCGGCGCTCGCCGCGTTTTCGTTGGCGGCATGGCGCTGTTCAGCATTGCTTCGCTGGCTTGCGGCTTGGCTCAGAGTGCCTGGTTGCTAATTGCGGCGCGCGCTGCACAAGGCGCGGGTGCCGCCTTGCTGATGCCGTGTTCGCTGGCACTCCTCAATCGCGCCTACGCATCCGACAAGGCGCGCCGGGCACGCGCCGTTGGGCTGTGGACGGCGGCGGGCGGCATCGCGCTGTCGGCAGGGCCGGTGCTCGGCGGCTTCATGGTCGCGTCGCTTGGCTGGGCCAGCATCTTTCTGGTCAACCTGCCCATTGGCGCTCTCGCCATCTGGATGGCTTATCGGTTTCTGCAGGAAACGCCGCTCAAGGCCGAGCGGCCGCCGATCGACTGGGTGGGGCAGGGACTTGTCGTGCTGGCGCTGTTTTCGCTGACCGGCGCCTTTATCGAAACCGGTTCATCGGGCTGGACCTCAATGCCGGTCATCGGCGGACTGGTATTGGCGGCGGTGGCCGCAAGCCTGTTCCTGCTGGTCGAGAGCCGGACGAGGGCGCCGATGTTTCCGCTCGGTCTCTTTGCCAGCCGCGTGCCGGCTGTGACTAGCCTCGTGGGACTGGCCGTCAACCTGACGCTCTATGGCACGATCTTCATGCTCAGCCTGTATTTCCAGCAGGAAAGGCATTTTTCTCCCGAAATGACAGGGCTGGCCTTCCTGCCGTTCATGGCGGCAGTCACCCTGTCGAACATTGCCGCCGGGCGCATTGCCGCAAATCATGGCCCACGATCGCCCATGGCGATTGGCCTGTTCGTCGGGGCAGCCGGTTTCGGACTGATGGCGCTGATCCAGGCCGATACGTCCTACCTGTCGCTGCTGTGGCGCCTGCTGTTCCTGCCGGTCGGCATTGGTCTTGCCGTACCGGCCATGACCACCGCGCTGTTGTCTTCCGTGCCGGCGGAGATGTCGGGAACGGCATCGGGCGTGCTCAACACCGTGCGCCAGTCGGGTGGCGCGATCGGGGTGGCGCTGTTCGGATCCGCCTTGGCGCTGGGCACGATCGAGGGCATGCAACTGGCATTCCTGGCCTCGGCGCTCGCGGTGGCCGGCTCGGCACTTTGCGCGTTCCTGTTCATCCGCGACGCCGACCATTCCGCTCAATAG
- a CDS encoding glycerophosphodiester phosphodiesterase family protein, producing MRTFWPSLLLSVTLAASASQSMAGETRARQILDRFEHANHWRDHVMVAAHRAGSMQTGKRLYAENSLAAVEGSIAIGAEIVEVDIRRSKDGEFVVMHDSWLDRTTTCKGEVVKYTLAELKSCRLVIEGTGAVTDETVSTLREMLLATRDKILINLDNKLEVGDLSGMVAVARDLGMADQVIVKENLWSQTRIATVKAAMEAVGSGFQFMPIIADDAVHDAGFVATVDHAFAPRAIELINWRAGAETLTETGGALFSTRMRAAAVRGDWHIWADTYAIVNKPGGFLAGGRGDELAVQASLPREAWGFWADRGATIIQTDEPKAAIGWLAANGFRVPYAGTGERVEPAATASIN from the coding sequence ATGCGGACCTTCTGGCCGAGCCTTCTGCTTTCCGTCACGCTGGCGGCTTCCGCCAGCCAGTCAATGGCGGGCGAAACCCGCGCCAGGCAGATCCTCGACCGCTTCGAACATGCCAACCATTGGCGCGACCACGTCATGGTGGCCGCGCATCGCGCCGGCAGCATGCAGACCGGCAAGAGGCTGTATGCGGAAAATTCGCTCGCCGCCGTCGAAGGCTCGATCGCGATTGGCGCCGAGATCGTCGAGGTCGACATCCGGCGCTCGAAGGACGGCGAGTTTGTCGTCATGCATGACAGCTGGCTTGATCGCACCACGACCTGCAAGGGTGAGGTGGTTAAGTACACGCTGGCCGAACTGAAGAGCTGCCGGCTGGTGATCGAAGGCACGGGCGCCGTCACCGACGAGACAGTCTCGACGCTGCGCGAGATGCTGCTGGCGACCCGGGACAAGATCCTCATCAATCTCGACAACAAGCTCGAGGTTGGGGACCTGTCGGGTATGGTCGCGGTGGCGCGAGATCTCGGCATGGCCGACCAGGTCATCGTCAAGGAAAACCTGTGGAGCCAGACCAGGATCGCTACGGTGAAGGCTGCCATGGAAGCGGTCGGCAGCGGCTTCCAGTTCATGCCGATCATCGCCGACGACGCAGTGCATGACGCCGGTTTCGTCGCGACGGTCGACCATGCTTTTGCGCCGCGCGCGATCGAGTTGATCAACTGGCGCGCCGGCGCGGAGACGTTGACCGAGACTGGCGGAGCGCTGTTCAGCACGCGCATGCGCGCGGCCGCGGTGAGGGGCGACTGGCACATCTGGGCCGACACCTACGCCATCGTCAACAAGCCGGGCGGCTTCCTTGCCGGCGGCCGGGGCGATGAACTGGCGGTTCAGGCCAGCCTGCCGCGTGAAGCCTGGGGCTTCTGGGCCGATCGCGGCGCCACCATCATCCAGACCGATGAGCCGAAGGCGGCGATAGGCTGGCTGGCGGCAAATGGGTTTCGCGTGCCCTATGCGGGGACGGGCGAACGCGTCGAACCTGCCGCGACCGCCAGCATCAATTGA